Sequence from the Bacillus sp. es.036 genome:
CAGAAAATAATCCAATTCTCTCAAAGTACTTTTAATATAAAAAAATGACGATTGTCCTGGATGTGTGTAGTATTTTGATGGTCGATATCGTTTTTAAATAGCCTTTAGCGTATAAGGACTATAGAAGCAGCGAATCTTACTTTAGTAACACGACTATGACGAATTCCCTAAACCTCTTTTTTATTCCATTACGATATCAGCATAAAGGAGGACTTTTCTCAAATAACACGTTATTGACATGCCATAAAGATTGAAAAACGATTCTCATTTGTCATCTTTCGCTAGTAATCGTGTCGTCAACCCCTTTCTTTTCAACACTAAAATCCGACAGTGTTTTCTCATGCCCACTTATAAAGTCGCGGTCTTTTTGTATGAATTGATGCACAGATCAATCATGATATTTCCACATTAAAAACCCTCTTTCTTAAAGAAAGAGGGTTTTTGACAGTCTTTTTCATTGCGAGAAAAAAGGGTTAACGGTATTTACTTAACCATTCGACTTGTATATGTTCATAAACTTTTGATCAATTCGATTTTTTAATTTCCATGAGAGAGGATGATGAAGCACGATTCTTCCATATATCAGTAATCCCTGTTTCTGGCCAGTAGAAAGAATCGATAAGTAAGTATCTTTAGGTTGGAAACGCCGACCATTCGCTTCTTTCATGAACCCCTTAATATTCTCCCAAAGGATCTCTGATTGTCGCACGGCTACTACACCGGCTTTAGGAAGACCCGGATACTGCCGGATAGAAGCACAATCTCCCGCTGCAAAAATGGCGGGATACTCCTTTACTTGTAGTGTATCTTCTACAAGTAAGTAACCCTCTTGATCAACAGGTAATTGAGAAGTTTGAAATAAACCGGGAGCTTTTGGGCCAGTTAACCATAAAACTTCATCATAAGCAATTTGGCTACCAGTTGAGGTGATAATCTGACTAGTCGTGACATTTGCCACTTTTTCTTTCAAATAAATTGGCAAATTTTTATCTTGCATTATTTGCTTAATTTTTTCCTGTGCTTTAGCAGAAGTATTTTCTAACAATGGTGAATGAGAAATGATCGAAACGGGTTTCTTATCCTCAAGTTTTCGTCTTGCAGATAGAGCTAAAGCCATTTCAACTCCCGCAGCGCCCCCTCCTACAACTACGGGATTTTTTGCCTCCTGCATTGCTCTCGCTACTTCTTCTATACGATAGTTAGGTTTTACGCGAAGAGCATGCTTTCTAGCTCCAGGGACATCAATTCCGGCTGTTAATGATCCGATATCAATTGAAAGAACATCATATGAGAGTATATCGCCTTTTTCGGTTAACACCACTTTCGCTTTAGCATCGATCGATAATGCTGCACCCTCCGTAAAATGAATGTCTGCTGCTTTTGCTAGTGTTGGAATATGTATACGCATGTCTTCTTTGTTATACAGACCCTCGAGATAGCCTGAGAACATTCCTGAATAATATTGATACTCAGAAGGAGAAATGATTGTCACATCAAACTCTCCTTTTTCTTCTTCAAGCTTCTTCATGATGTAAAGATGAGCATGTCCTGCTCCAATTAACAATAGTTTTTTCAAACTTCTCCTCCTCTGTCCTCTGATTCCTTATCGAATCCATTTAATGTATTTTTCTGACACCTTAGGTAGCCAACCATCAAATAATTTTTCTCTCCAAAATAAATCAGCGGCTTGATTTAGGATAGCACCTTTCGTTGGATATGGATGAATAACTGTAGAAATGTCTCCGATTTTATGACCATGTTCTTTTGCAAACACAATTTCCTGCATCCAGCTTCCTGCATCTTCCCCAACAGCATGAGCACCTAGAATATGCCCCTTCATGTCTGTTATTACTTTTAGAAGTCCATTTTTTTTGCGCTCAGCTATAAAACGATCCACATCTTCTGTACGAACCTTGAAAACACGAATTTGATCGCCATGTTTCTCTTTCGCTTCCTTTTCAGTCATACCAAGATGGAACACCTCAGGATCAATATAAGTAACCCATGGAACGTTCTCATAGCTTACTTTTCTCTTTAATCCAAACACCGCGTTTTGAACAATAAGCTTTCCTTCCATACCGGCTCCATGCGTAAACGGAAAGGCGCCATTCACATCTCCGATTGCATAGATATGAGATTGGCTCGATTGTAATGACGCGTTAACTGTAATAAATCCATTGTCCTCATCTACTGAAGCTGCTTTTAAATTTAAACTATCTGTATTAGGCTTTCTACCCGTTGACATCATAATCATTTCAGATTGGATAACCTTCTCTTCGCCATTTTCAACATACGTCACAACTTTATACCCATTTTCCTCTTTAATTCCTTTTACTTCTGCTTTAAATACAAATGAAAGCTCTTTTTCCAATTCCTTCGTAGCAATTGGAATGATATCATGATCTTCTTTTTTCAGAATGGTCTCAGAAGTTTCAAGTATCGTTACATTGGAGCCAAATCTTGAGAGAGATTGAGCAAGTTCAAGTCCCACAGGACCCCCACCTATAAAAACGATACTTTCGGGTAAGTGATCTAAATTGAAAATCGATTCATTCGTAAGATAAGAAACATGTTCCACTCCGTCAATTGGAGGGACTTTCGGGCTTGAACCTGTGGAAATCACAATTCGCTTCCCTTTGATAGGGTTCTCGCCATCAATGAGAACAGTATGACTATCTTTAAATGAACCTTTGCCACGGTAAATGTCTACCCCTAATTTCTCAAAGCGCTCATCGCTATCAATTTCTTGAATTTCATGAATCGCTTCTTTCACACGATCGATCGCACGACTAAAAAGCACTTCACCACTGACCGTAAGTCCAAACTCTTTTGCGCCTTTATAGATAGCATGAACTTCTTTAGCTGCTGTAATAAAGGCCTTTGAGGGAACACATCCAAAATGAAGACAATCTCCACCTAAACCTGGTTGATCATCGATTAAAGCCACATTTGCTCCCATATTCGCTGCACCAGATGCAACAGTAAGTCCACCAGAGCCTCCACCTATTACAATTAGATCATATTCTTTCATTTGTTCCATCTCCTCTATCCTAATATCCTTTTTGCTTCCGCTAGTCTTTGAAAAGCAGTAAATAGTTCAATTGCTACAAACGCTAGTGTTAAAATAACTAAAAAGTTGTGAAACAAAATCATTGCTGTAAATAGAATAAAACCTTCTGTCCTCTCCGCAGCCCCAGCTTGATAATAGAATGATTTGATTCCTTTTTTCTCTGACACAGCCCCTACTGTAAGGAAGATCGTCATGGCAAAAATGATGGAAGTACTTAATAATAACAGCGCCCACATTGCTTCAGGAAATCGAAAAGCAAGACCTAATATGACACTAATTTCAACTACGCGATCAAAACTCACATCCAATACGGTGCCAAAAGCAGATGGCTTTGTTTTCCGAGCCATTGTTCCGTCCACAGCATCAAGAAAACCTGAAGCCCATAACACGATAACCGCCCAAACGTAATAATCAAGGTAAATAAATATACCAGATGAAATACCAATAATGAATGAGATGACCGTTACTTGATTAGCCGATAAACCTATACGAAGTAGCAAATCTGAGGTGCGATCCATTAGAGGTTGTACATATTTTCTTGCATGAGTGTCAAGCACGACAGCACCGTCCTTATTTCAGTTCTTCTTCAACAGAAGGTCCGAATGCTTTTCTGCGAATATATAAACTTACGAGTAGCAATAGAAGCAATACTGCAGCAGCAATAATGACCGATGAAATATTATTTGATAAAAAACTTGCGCCAAGAAAATTCAACGCAATGGCGCCTGGTAGCATCCCAAGTAGTGTTGCTAAATAGTATTTCCTTCGATTCACATTAGAAACCCCACAAACATAGCTAACTAAATCAAAATGGAGAAAAGGGACGAGACGTAACAACAGGACATAAAGAAAACCCTTTTCCGATAACCGTTTCTCCAGTTTTTCTCCCCTCCGCTTCCATGATTTTGGTAGAATATTCATCCCTAATTTTCTTGCTAATGAAAAGAAAAGAAGAGCTCCTATTGAACCACCTACCACAGCAAGAACTGTACCAAGTAGGGGCCCAAATACTAATCCACCACTGATCGAAATGATCGAGGTGGGAAAGAGCACGAAGGGTCGACCAATACAAATAAGCAGGAAAATTAATGGAGCATAAAAGCCGAATGATGAAATCCAACCACGAATATAAGAAGGTCTAAAATCAAATACGTATTGATTTAGTAAATAAATGACAATGATAAGTGCCGTTAATGCTAATCCTTTTAGAATAGTTTTACTAGTCATTGAGCAAGTCCCCATTGATCTTTCTGATGGGAATATTTTTTCATTTCTTCCCTCTTAGCAATTAACAGAACTTCTTGGCCAGCAACTAAACGGCCATCTGACATAGCAAGAACACTTCCCTGTTCCCATGAGATACGATAGCATTCTATATTATTTTTCACTGTAACCGCGCTTACCTTTCCTGAAACAAAGGTAAAATCCTGGTTACTAGGCTTATCTTGAACAGGAATAGCTTTTAATTTACTAAGTGGAATAAACCCTTCTTCTAGAGCCAAACCTTCTCCAATAATTTTAGCACTCTCCATAGATGAAGGATTTGTGACAACATCATAAGGAAGACCAATTTGAATGAATCTGCCCTCTAACATAACAGCAAGTCTATCGCCCATTTCGATTGCTTCGTCACGGTCGTGAGTGATAAACAGTGAAGTGATCCCTTCCTCTCTTAATAAATCCTTCACCTCACCACGAAGTGATTCTCGTAGTGTAGCGTCAAGTGAGCTAAAAGGCTCATCTAATAAAAGTAGATCTGGTTTCAGCACTAGTGCTCTCGCAAGTGATACTCTCTGTTTTTGACCACCTGATAACTCATGTGGAAAGGCATCTTTCCATTTAGACAGCTTCACTTTTTTTAACATTCGTTCAGCCTGCCTCACACGATCGGTTTTTGCTACTTTTTTTCTTTTCAAACCATAAGTCACGTTTTCTAATACGGTTAAATGAGGAAATAATAACGAATCTTGAAACATCAAAACGACCGATCGATTTTCTGGTCTCAGTCTCACAATTGACTTTTCTCTTAAGTATATGTCTCCTTCATCTAGAGCTTCCAAACCAGCAAGACACCTGAGGAGTGTACTCTTACCACATCCTGATGGCCCAACAACTGTAAAATGCTCACCTTCTTCAAGATGAAACGAAAGGTTTTGCAAAATGGATGTATTTGAAAATTTCTTATGAATATTTCTGCATTGCAATAGCTGGTTCAAAACAATCTTCCTTTCAAACGCGATTAACAGCTCGAATAACCAGCCTCATCATAACTTCCACCAAAACAATAAATAAGAGGGGAAGCAAAGCAAAAAGAATTGAAAATCCTGCAATAACTGCTTCATTCGAACTCGAAAAATAGGGATAATATAACAATGGGAGGGTAATCACAGTACCTCCACCAATAATAGCTGTTAGCGCATATTGTCCTAACGATATAACAAAAGTTAAAAGCATTAAGCTTCTAATACTTGGTAGTAATAATGGTAGTGCAATTGTAAAAAAACGGGTGAATAGACCGGCTCCTAGTACAGACGCTTGCTCATATAGACTACTTCCCATCCTCTCATACCCTGCCCTCATGACACGAATCGCATAAGGTAGTGTAGGAATCAAATGCACAAAGACAACGCCTATCATCTTATCAGCTATACCAAATTGTATCATTGTAAATTGAAGTCCCATTGCAAGTAAAATGCCAGGGATTAAAATAGGAGATAGCAATAGTCCTTCAATAATTGATTTCCCTTTGAACGTATAGTGAGAGAGAGCCCTTGCTGCTGGTATAGCAAGAAGTATATTTAATAATACAACTAAAAACGCAACCTTGAACGTTGTAACAAGTGATTCAATTAATTTAGGGTCTTTCATAATACTCCGCCATGCATCTAAACTTAGTCCGTTTGGTAATAATGCTGGCCATCTCCATCCTACAGAAACGCTTTTCAACCCTATTGTTACAAAGGGGAGGATGAATAATATGATAAACAAAATAAGCATGAAACTAGTTGCTAACTCCCTTTTCCCTAAACCCTTCGAAAATAACCTCATCTGCTTCTCCCCTTTATCATTCTAAGCCTATGTTTTTGCACAGCTCCAATGGAAAGGGTCGCAAGAAGAAGGGCGATTACACCCGGAAGAATCATAGCTGAAAAAGCAAGTGGCCGCTTGCTCCAATCCCCATTATAGAACCATTCATACGCTCTGACCGGAAGCATTTCTGGTCGTGTGACTCCTAATAAGTATGGAATTTCAAACGCAGAAGCGACAAATGCAACTAATATTACTGAAGTTTCAATGAGTACGGGAAGTAACCATGGTAATTCAACTGTTCTAAAAGCATCCCAATTACTTCCACCCAGCGTACGAACGACTTCAGAATAGCGGTGATCGATTTCATAGTAAACAGGCAAAAGCATGAGAATTACAAAAGGAACTTCCTTCCATACATATGTTAAAATGATCCCGATTCCAAATTCCTCTTGAACAAGAACTGGAAAGTTTGCTCGATTTTCTAATGCCCCTATTTGATAAAGCAGAGAAGAAAGCAGCCCACTTTGTGAAAGGAACAGGAACACTAAATAACCTGCAACAAAATGCGGGATTAACATTGGTATCCATACAAGTAGCTTCCACGTTGAATCTTTAAATAATTCATATAACATTCTTGTCATTACTAATCCTATCACTAACGATAGTAAGGTTGACAGAATAGCAACTCGAAATGTTAATTTAAGAGAATGGAAAAAAGCATCACTACTAAAAAGTTCCGCGTATGCTGCGATCGTCCACTCTCCGTCTATTGTTTGAAAACTTTGAGCTACCGCTGACCACGTTCCATACCCTACCAGTAACAATGTGATCGCAATCGCAGGTAATAAATATAAACTTATTTTCCAGTTATTGCTCAATAATCCGATTCGCCCATTCATTATTAATCCACTCCGTGTAACCTGTATCTATGTCTGGTAGCTTATACTCGTTTAAGGCTTCTGTTGAAAGAACACTTTCTCCTCGATTAAGATTTTCAATCATTTGCTGATCCTCTTCACTCAATTTATCGAAATTCAAAACCGTTCCTTCTCCCCACATCTTAGGATCCATTTTAGCTATTTGAGCTTCTGGCGACTCCAAAAAATTAATAACCGTTATAGCTCCTTCTGGATTTGGGCTATTAAATGGAATACTGAGATAATGTGTATTTGAAATCGAGCCAGGATCTTTTAGAACAAATGACTTCGTGCTATCAGGAAACGTTCCATTCTCAATTAAACTTTCAGCTCTTGCTTCATTAAAGCCCATCGTCATTAAGATTTCGCCCTGACTATAAAGCGTATCAAGTTTGGTTAATGATTCAGGGTATGTTTCACCATTACGCCAAAGATCAGACTTAATATCATTAAGGTAGTTCCAGACGTACTCCTCAGAGTCTTGAATAACTTTTTTGTCAAACCCCTTAGATAGAAGACTTGACTCTTCACCTGCCCCCTTCATGAGAAGGTGCTTCACAAATGTATTGCCCGTAAAATCAGAAACGTTAGGATACGTAAACATCCCAGGATTATCGTGAATCCACTGTTTTAATTCACCAAGTGTACTAGGAGGTATGTCGACTTTACTTGAATCGTAATGAAAAACAAACTGAACATTTCCCCATGGAGCTTCTAAACCATCAATCTCCGTTCCCTGGTCATAGTTAGCATTTTGGTCCTGAGTTCCAATATATTCTTGAAAATGAGGCAATTTCTTTGAGAAAGAACCTAGTAATAAATCTGCATTCTTAGCATTTTTAAAGTTTGAGCCATTAATCCATATGACATCAATCGTACCCTCATTTTTGTTCGCTTTTTTCTCTGTCAAAAGCTTTTGCATAAATTCTTCAGTATTCATCGGTTGACGGTTAAGAGTAATATTGTGTTCTTCTTTTAATCGTGGGGCAGCCCATTTATCAATGTATTGATTAATCCCTTCATCTCCTCCCCACATAAAGAGATTAACCTCTGTTCCCTTAGAGGAGGTTACGATTTCATCCCACTCCTTTGACAATACCTCTTTGTTACCCGTTTCATTGGATTCACTATTCCCACATGCAACAATAAAAAGTAGCGTTGCAATGATGAATGTAACCTTTCGCTTCATCTCGTTTCCCCCTTGTATAAACTATCCTAGCAACTGAAAGACACATTTGACGAACTTGATTGTGCTATATACGCATCCATCATCTATTTTCCCCTATTATTATACCCTTTTCAAAAACATGATGCTGTAACGCTCCTTACATCTTAAACATTAGTCATACCACTTCATTTAAAATAAGATTTTTAAGTTCGATCCAAGAAGAAAAGCAATAGCCAAATGGCTATTGCTTTCCTAGTGGGTATGTTAGGCTACCCGGTCATTTATTTTACCTTAACTGTTTTGCATCTTTCTACGAACAATCACACCGGTTGCTGCCATCGTTGCAAAAATCGCTGCAACAATCCATTCGATTGGCATTTGCTGTTCAGCAGTTCCACCCATACCTGTTTTCGGCATGTCAGTAGGCATTGCTTCCATAGCGAATTTATCCGGGAATTGATCTACAAAAGCTCCTGATAAACCTTTTGCTGGCATATACATATGTGCGTAAGCTTCACGAACAGAATCATAAGCAGCATCATAATCTTCCATTGTGTAGTTATCAAAAGCAGAAATTAGCTGGGTAACGTGCATTTGAAGTCCTTCAGATAATGCACCCGCTTCTAGTCTTCCTTCAGTAGCTGTTTCAAGGAAGCTTGAGAAATCAGCTCGATAATTTTCTAATGCTTTCATCGCTGCTTCTTTTGCTTCTTCATCTTCAGCTCCTGTTGCTTGAACGTACTCGACAAAGTTACCGATATGTCCAGACCACATTTCTTTAAATTGATCTCCTGCTTCCTCACCATAGACGGAAGTAATGGCAGCTGCGAGATCATCCGTATTCTCACTCAATGCAGCGGCAGAAGCATCGAAATCTTCAGATCCGTCAATACCGTTTTGCATCGTCATCATAGCAAACCCAGCATGCTCAGATAAAAGGTGACCTAGTGTTGCACGAAGATCCGATGCTGGCGTTACGGCTTTTGTATTTTCGAATTTATCCGGAAACTGGTCAGTAATAGCTCCAGAGAATCCTTTAGCAACCATTTGCATGTGCGCAATAGCCTCACGTTCTTTCTCATATGCCATTTCATAATCTCCAGCTACATAGCTATCGAATGCGCCTATCAATTGATTAATGTGTGCCTGAAGTCCTTCTGATAACGTATCGGCTTCTAGACGTTCACCAGTTGCATTTTCAAGGAACATGGAGAAATCTTCTTTATAACCGTCTAAGCTATCTAGCGCTTTTTGTTTTGCGTCTTCATCTTCATTCCCTGTTGCTTTCACGTAATCAACAAAGAATCCGATATGATTACTCCAGATTTCATTAAATTCAGCACCAGCTTCTTCACCGTAAACAGATGTAATCGCAGCTGTAAGATCTTCTGTATTTTCACTTAAGGCTCCGGCTGAAGCTTCAAAATCGGCAGATCCTTCAGCACCTTTTCTCATTGTTTCAACTGCAAGATAAGCATGCTCACTAAGTAAATGACCAAGATCCGCACGAAGATCAGCTCCTGGAGTTTCAACTGTTGGCTTGTCCATTTGCTTCTCGTGATCAGCAGCGAATGCTCCTGCAGTTGGTATTAGAAGTGAAAAACTAAGTGGAACAATTAGAAGTCCTTTTTTCCAGTCAATCACTTTCTTTTTCATATTCTTGTTCGTATTCATTTTCAAATCAACTCCCCTTAATTTTTGATTTACACTTAGCTAACGGAGAGAAGATCATTTTGGATCATTTTTATTTATGTTTTATTCGATAGTAAAAAAATCAGCAAACCCCCTTCACACGAGGGTTTGCTGATTTTTTTAGTTTATTATATTTTTTTAAAAGTAGAAATTCAGCAAAGCTCATTATCTAGTATTCATTGGTTTTTGATAATTTAGTCGAAATCCTTTTTCTCCCATTCGTCTTCAGGTATATCTAAATCCTCACCAGAAAAACGTTCTTCTTTAAATGGATCAGCATAATTATGAAAACCATTTTGTTCCCAAAAACCAGGTGAGTCCGCCTCAATAAATTCTATCCCTCTTATCCACTTAATACTTTTCCAAAAATAAAGGTGTGGAACGACTAAACGTAACGGCCATCCGTGTTTCGCTGTTAACTTCTCACCGTCGATCGAGTGAGCAAGTATAACATTATCATCTAATAAGTCGGTAAGATGAATATTTGTCGTGTAATTATGGTCTCCATGAAGCATAACATGATTCGACTCAGGGATAATATCGAGTTCTTTTATAAAATCCTTCATCAACACGCCTTCAAACGTATTATCAAAGCGAGACCATCGGGTAACGCAGTGTATGTCACATGTCACCTTCTTCTGAGGTAATGCAAGAAGTGCATCATAAGAGAGAGACTTCACTCGCTACATTTCCAAACACCTTTAAGTCCCACGTTGTCATAT
This genomic interval carries:
- a CDS encoding ABC transporter permease, with translation MRLFSKGLGKRELATSFMLILFIILFILPFVTIGLKSVSVGWRWPALLPNGLSLDAWRSIMKDPKLIESLVTTFKVAFLVVLLNILLAIPAARALSHYTFKGKSIIEGLLLSPILIPGILLAMGLQFTMIQFGIADKMIGVVFVHLIPTLPYAIRVMRAGYERMGSSLYEQASVLGAGLFTRFFTIALPLLLPSIRSLMLLTFVISLGQYALTAIIGGGTVITLPLLYYPYFSSSNEAVIAGFSILFALLPLLFIVLVEVMMRLVIRAVNRV
- a CDS encoding ABC transporter ATP-binding protein: MNQLLQCRNIHKKFSNTSILQNLSFHLEEGEHFTVVGPSGCGKSTLLRCLAGLEALDEGDIYLREKSIVRLRPENRSVVLMFQDSLLFPHLTVLENVTYGLKRKKVAKTDRVRQAERMLKKVKLSKWKDAFPHELSGGQKQRVSLARALVLKPDLLLLDEPFSSLDATLRESLRGEVKDLLREEGITSLFITHDRDEAIEMGDRLAVMLEGRFIQIGLPYDVVTNPSSMESAKIIGEGLALEEGFIPLSKLKAIPVQDKPSNQDFTFVSGKVSAVTVKNNIECYRISWEQGSVLAMSDGRLVAGQEVLLIAKREEMKKYSHQKDQWGLAQ
- a CDS encoding CDP-alcohol phosphatidyltransferase family protein, with translation MLDTHARKYVQPLMDRTSDLLLRIGLSANQVTVISFIIGISSGIFIYLDYYVWAVIVLWASGFLDAVDGTMARKTKPSAFGTVLDVSFDRVVEISVILGLAFRFPEAMWALLLLSTSIIFAMTIFLTVGAVSEKKGIKSFYYQAGAAERTEGFILFTAMILFHNFLVILTLAFVAIELFTAFQRLAEAKRILG
- a CDS encoding ABC transporter permease, which gives rise to MNGRIGLLSNNWKISLYLLPAIAITLLLVGYGTWSAVAQSFQTIDGEWTIAAYAELFSSDAFFHSLKLTFRVAILSTLLSLVIGLVMTRMLYELFKDSTWKLLVWIPMLIPHFVAGYLVFLFLSQSGLLSSLLYQIGALENRANFPVLVQEEFGIGIILTYVWKEVPFVILMLLPVYYEIDHRYSEVVRTLGGSNWDAFRTVELPWLLPVLIETSVILVAFVASAFEIPYLLGVTRPEMLPVRAYEWFYNGDWSKRPLAFSAMILPGVIALLLATLSIGAVQKHRLRMIKGRSR
- a CDS encoding copper amine oxidase, which produces MDWKKGLLIVPLSFSLLIPTAGAFAADHEKQMDKPTVETPGADLRADLGHLLSEHAYLAVETMRKGAEGSADFEASAGALSENTEDLTAAITSVYGEEAGAEFNEIWSNHIGFFVDYVKATGNEDEDAKQKALDSLDGYKEDFSMFLENATGERLEADTLSEGLQAHINQLIGAFDSYVAGDYEMAYEKEREAIAHMQMVAKGFSGAITDQFPDKFENTKAVTPASDLRATLGHLLSEHAGFAMMTMQNGIDGSEDFDASAAALSENTDDLAAAITSVYGEEAGDQFKEMWSGHIGNFVEYVQATGAEDEEAKEAAMKALENYRADFSSFLETATEGRLEAGALSEGLQMHVTQLISAFDNYTMEDYDAAYDSVREAYAHMYMPAKGLSGAFVDQFPDKFAMEAMPTDMPKTGMGGTAEQQMPIEWIVAAIFATMAATGVIVRRKMQNS
- a CDS encoding FAD-dependent oxidoreductase — its product is MKKLLLIGAGHAHLYIMKKLEEEKGEFDVTIISPSEYQYYSGMFSGYLEGLYNKEDMRIHIPTLAKAADIHFTEGAALSIDAKAKVVLTEKGDILSYDVLSIDIGSLTAGIDVPGARKHALRVKPNYRIEEVARAMQEAKNPVVVGGGAAGVEMALALSARRKLEDKKPVSIISHSPLLENTSAKAQEKIKQIMQDKNLPIYLKEKVANVTTSQIITSTGSQIAYDEVLWLTGPKAPGLFQTSQLPVDQEGYLLVEDTLQVKEYPAIFAAGDCASIRQYPGLPKAGVVAVRQSEILWENIKGFMKEANGRRFQPKDTYLSILSTGQKQGLLIYGRIVLHHPLSWKLKNRIDQKFMNIYKSNG
- a CDS encoding ABC transporter substrate-binding protein translates to MKRKVTFIIATLLFIVACGNSESNETGNKEVLSKEWDEIVTSSKGTEVNLFMWGGDEGINQYIDKWAAPRLKEEHNITLNRQPMNTEEFMQKLLTEKKANKNEGTIDVIWINGSNFKNAKNADLLLGSFSKKLPHFQEYIGTQDQNANYDQGTEIDGLEAPWGNVQFVFHYDSSKVDIPPSTLGELKQWIHDNPGMFTYPNVSDFTGNTFVKHLLMKGAGEESSLLSKGFDKKVIQDSEEYVWNYLNDIKSDLWRNGETYPESLTKLDTLYSQGEILMTMGFNEARAESLIENGTFPDSTKSFVLKDPGSISNTHYLSIPFNSPNPEGAITVINFLESPEAQIAKMDPKMWGEGTVLNFDKLSEEDQQMIENLNRGESVLSTEALNEYKLPDIDTGYTEWINNEWANRIIEQ
- a CDS encoding TVP38/TMEM64 family protein, translated to MTSKTILKGLALTALIIVIYLLNQYVFDFRPSYIRGWISSFGFYAPLIFLLICIGRPFVLFPTSIISISGGLVFGPLLGTVLAVVGGSIGALLFFSLARKLGMNILPKSWKRRGEKLEKRLSEKGFLYVLLLRLVPFLHFDLVSYVCGVSNVNRRKYYLATLLGMLPGAIALNFLGASFLSNNISSVIIAAAVLLLLLLVSLYIRRKAFGPSVEEELK
- a CDS encoding dihydrolipoyl dehydrogenase family protein translates to MKEYDLIVIGGGSGGLTVASGAANMGANVALIDDQPGLGGDCLHFGCVPSKAFITAAKEVHAIYKGAKEFGLTVSGEVLFSRAIDRVKEAIHEIQEIDSDERFEKLGVDIYRGKGSFKDSHTVLIDGENPIKGKRIVISTGSSPKVPPIDGVEHVSYLTNESIFNLDHLPESIVFIGGGPVGLELAQSLSRFGSNVTILETSETILKKEDHDIIPIATKELEKELSFVFKAEVKGIKEENGYKVVTYVENGEEKVIQSEMIMMSTGRKPNTDSLNLKAASVDEDNGFITVNASLQSSQSHIYAIGDVNGAFPFTHGAGMEGKLIVQNAVFGLKRKVSYENVPWVTYIDPEVFHLGMTEKEAKEKHGDQIRVFKVRTEDVDRFIAERKKNGLLKVITDMKGHILGAHAVGEDAGSWMQEIVFAKEHGHKIGDISTVIHPYPTKGAILNQAADLFWREKLFDGWLPKVSEKYIKWIR